From Candidatus Eremiobacteraceae bacterium, one genomic window encodes:
- a CDS encoding stalk domain-containing protein: protein MRIIVNGQEVTFDQPPIERSGRVFVPLRGVFERLGASVVYDNGLINATGNGRNIQLQIGSTTARVNGQTTSLDVAPFLVGARTLVPLRFISEALGANVNYDGSSQTVTVALAGAPAPALPTATPAGVSVINVVASNWQFTPNTITVAAGRAVTLRLTSASGVHGIQSNELGIPLTAIKPGQFVQTTFIPKAAGTYVIHCAIECGAGHSNMTLTIMVK, encoded by the coding sequence GTGCGCATCATCGTCAACGGTCAAGAGGTGACGTTCGACCAGCCGCCGATCGAGCGAAGCGGGCGTGTGTTTGTGCCGCTGCGCGGGGTATTCGAGCGCCTTGGCGCGAGCGTCGTGTATGACAACGGTTTGATCAACGCCACCGGCAACGGCCGCAACATCCAACTGCAAATAGGCTCGACGACGGCGCGCGTCAACGGGCAGACGACCTCGCTGGACGTCGCCCCCTTCTTGGTCGGTGCCCGCACGTTGGTGCCGTTGCGCTTCATCTCTGAGGCGTTGGGAGCGAACGTCAACTACGACGGCAGCTCTCAGACCGTGACCGTGGCATTGGCAGGCGCGCCAGCCCCGGCGCTTCCAACGGCAACCCCCGCCGGGGTCAGCGTCATCAACGTCGTCGCGTCCAACTGGCAGTTTACGCCGAACACCATCACGGTCGCGGCTGGAAGGGCTGTGACGCTACGATTGACGTCGGCTTCCGGCGTGCACGGCATCCAATCGAACGAACTCGGGATCCCGCTAACGGCGATCAAGCCAGGCCAATTCGTACAAACGACCTTTATCCCGAAAGCGGCAGGAACATACGTCATCCATTGCGCGATCGAGTGCGGCGCCGGCCATAGCAACATGACCCTCACCATCATGGTGAAGTAA